One window of Gilliamella sp. B3022 genomic DNA carries:
- a CDS encoding glycerol dehydrogenase: MDKVFVSPNRYVQGKDLLTRADAYIKPFGTNFLILADKNIWNIAANLLADSLQKTGLNITKAVFNGECSMVEINRLLEEYKSKKFDAIIGVGGGKTLDTAKALAAKYNIPKVCVPTTASTDAPTAKVSVVYTEEGVFDFLWHHYKNPDLVLVDTRVIAHAPVRSLKSGIADGLATWVEARTSIRSCHKTDAGGIATIAGEAIARECEKTIFEYALLAVEANEQKLVTPALEAVIEANTLLSGLGFENGGLGAAHAIHNGFTAVPGDVHHLTHGEKVAYGTIAQLVLEGRPIDELERYMDLYIKLGLPITLEEVHLDKITEEEFQLIGKKAIDPVETIHSLPFEVTADDVIQAIKATDYHVKSYKKRLGIK; encoded by the coding sequence ATGGATAAGGTTTTTGTAAGCCCTAACAGATATGTACAAGGTAAAGATCTACTTACACGTGCTGATGCATATATCAAACCTTTTGGCACTAATTTTTTAATACTAGCAGATAAAAACATTTGGAATATTGCTGCTAATTTACTCGCCGATTCATTACAAAAAACCGGACTAAACATTACCAAAGCTGTTTTTAATGGCGAATGTTCAATGGTAGAAATTAATCGATTACTTGAAGAGTATAAATCTAAAAAGTTTGATGCAATTATTGGTGTCGGTGGGGGTAAAACCTTAGATACGGCTAAAGCGCTGGCAGCAAAATATAACATACCCAAAGTGTGTGTACCGACAACTGCATCAACCGATGCGCCTACTGCGAAAGTTTCTGTTGTGTATACTGAAGAGGGGGTTTTTGATTTCTTATGGCACCATTATAAAAATCCAGACTTAGTACTAGTTGATACAAGAGTTATTGCTCATGCTCCAGTAAGATCATTAAAATCGGGTATTGCTGATGGATTGGCAACTTGGGTTGAAGCGAGAACCTCTATACGCAGTTGCCATAAGACAGATGCCGGAGGGATTGCTACCATAGCAGGAGAAGCAATTGCAAGAGAATGTGAAAAAACAATTTTTGAATACGCATTGTTAGCTGTTGAAGCCAATGAACAAAAATTAGTAACACCAGCATTAGAAGCTGTAATAGAGGCCAACACTTTACTAAGTGGTTTGGGATTTGAAAATGGGGGATTAGGTGCTGCTCATGCTATTCATAATGGCTTTACTGCTGTACCAGGTGATGTACATCATTTAACCCATGGTGAAAAAGTAGCTTATGGAACCATTGCTCAACTTGTTTTAGAAGGTCGTCCAATTGATGAACTTGAGCGATATATGGATTTATATATCAAGCTTGGTTTACCCATTACGTTAGAAGAAGTGCATTTAGATAAAATTACCGAAGAAGAGTTTCAACTCATTGGGAAAAAAGCCATTGATCCGGTTGAAACTATTCATAGCCTACCTTTTGAAGTTACTGCTGATGATGTTATTCAAGCTATCAAAGCGACCGATTACCATGTTAAAAGTTATAAAAAACGTTTAGGCATTAAATAA
- a CDS encoding triose-phosphate isomerase translates to MKKIYIGTSWKMNKTLAEALLFCEQFKTFYPENLKSQIQPFVIPPFTCVREVSDYLLNYNINCLTGTQNMHFQDSGAFTGEISPIMVKDTGAKIVEIGHSERRSNFGENDIAINKKVKAALKHGLTPLVCIGDSDEERSLGVSTEAVVKQLKISLFEIDKQHATQVIIAYEPIWAIGEKGIAATPEAAQYIHQQLRSALIQLYGQQIAQQMLLLYGGSVNLENSIPLIAQPDIDGLFIGRGAWQAKDFCNILSAINQQH, encoded by the coding sequence ATGAAAAAAATATACATAGGCACCAGTTGGAAAATGAATAAAACTCTTGCTGAAGCGTTATTATTTTGTGAGCAATTTAAGACTTTTTATCCGGAAAACTTAAAATCTCAAATCCAACCATTTGTGATTCCGCCATTCACTTGTGTTCGTGAAGTTTCTGATTATCTGCTAAATTATAATATTAATTGTTTAACCGGTACCCAAAATATGCATTTTCAAGATTCAGGTGCTTTTACTGGTGAAATATCACCTATCATGGTCAAAGATACCGGAGCAAAAATTGTCGAAATAGGGCATAGTGAACGTCGATCTAATTTTGGTGAAAATGATATAGCGATTAATAAAAAAGTGAAGGCTGCTTTAAAACATGGATTAACGCCTTTAGTTTGTATTGGTGACAGTGATGAAGAAAGGTCTTTAGGTGTGTCAACTGAAGCTGTTGTGAAACAGCTGAAAATTTCCTTATTTGAAATTGATAAACAGCACGCAACCCAAGTGATTATAGCTTATGAGCCAATATGGGCTATTGGTGAAAAGGGTATTGCAGCGACTCCAGAAGCGGCTCAATATATACATCAGCAACTGAGATCGGCTTTAATCCAACTTTATGGTCAACAGATAGCCCAACAAATGCTACTGTTATATGGAGGCAGTGTGAATCTAGAAAATTCAATACCGTTAATTGCTCAACCAGACATTGATGGTTTATTTATTGGCCGAGGTGCATGGCAAGCGAAAGATTTTTGTAATATATTATCAGCTATTAATCAGCAACATTAA
- a CDS encoding sugar-binding transcriptional regulator, whose protein sequence is MDIFEDKQETELLTEIAVAYYEYEQTQEEIAKRFGISRIKVGRLLKKARSEGIVEINVKYHPIFSSRIEQQFINSFGIKRALIALDHQDEDEQRRQVAALVTNYLSSVLKKGVTVAVGQGRNVAAIASHVGVYPEKRCKFICGIGGTQRVGELIDADHISRSLARKFNATSETLYAPAYVENRELKEAFIQNRVIKDTLERAAKADIALVGIGDMNENSYMVQLGWFTPKEITHATLKQGVVGDIAGYGFFDINGEPVDTVMNDRVIGLSIDELRNIPCVIAIASENTKATAILGALRSGVIDIIATSASNARTVLNLQQNQIK, encoded by the coding sequence ATGGATATATTTGAAGATAAGCAAGAAACAGAGTTACTTACCGAAATTGCTGTTGCTTACTATGAGTATGAACAGACGCAAGAAGAAATTGCTAAGCGATTTGGTATTTCTCGCATTAAAGTCGGTCGGTTACTGAAAAAAGCCAGATCTGAAGGAATTGTAGAAATTAATGTTAAATATCATCCAATATTTAGTTCAAGAATCGAACAACAATTTATTAATAGTTTTGGTATAAAACGTGCGCTCATCGCATTGGATCATCAAGATGAGGATGAACAACGTAGACAAGTAGCAGCACTTGTGACTAACTATTTATCAAGTGTTTTAAAAAAAGGCGTAACGGTGGCTGTTGGACAAGGTCGTAATGTTGCAGCCATTGCAAGTCATGTAGGCGTTTACCCTGAAAAAAGGTGTAAATTTATTTGCGGTATTGGCGGCACCCAAAGGGTTGGAGAACTTATTGATGCTGATCATATTAGCCGAAGCTTAGCCAGAAAATTTAATGCAACGAGCGAAACGCTTTATGCCCCTGCTTATGTTGAAAATCGTGAACTTAAAGAAGCTTTTATTCAAAATAGAGTTATCAAAGATACTTTAGAGCGAGCAGCTAAGGCTGATATTGCTTTAGTTGGTATTGGTGATATGAACGAAAATAGTTACATGGTGCAATTAGGTTGGTTTACTCCAAAAGAGATAACTCATGCAACTTTAAAACAGGGGGTGGTGGGTGATATTGCAGGTTATGGCTTTTTTGATATTAATGGTGAGCCCGTAGATACGGTCATGAATGATCGCGTCATTGGTCTTAGTATTGATGAATTGCGTAATATTCCGTGTGTTATTGCCATAGCTTCAGAAAATACAAAAGCAACAGCGATTTTAGGCGCGCTTCGTTCAGGGGTAATTGACATTATTGCAACGAGTGCATCAAATGCTCGAACGGTACTCAATTTACAACAAAATCAGATTAAATAA
- the pssA gene encoding CDP-diacylglycerol--serine O-phosphatidyltransferase, translating into MRIPFIKYNHQKHLNELAKIRQHADQYRILYDPKAYRQAILKKIKNAKFRIYIVALYLEQDEAGQEILNALYQAKIMNPNLDIKIFVDWHRAQRGRIGEDKTHTNAVFYHKMKLQHPDVDVPVYGVPINRREVLGVLHLKGFIIDDTVIYSGASLNNVYLHKLNNYRYDRYHFITNKLLALSMIDYIDNNFLHFDALQRLDDAEHKSRKQIKSEIKVLRQHLSETNYQYTNNANNHELSVSPIAGLGRNNALNKIIHHLINSAQHKIILCTPYFNLPNILVRDIIRLLRKGKQVEIIIGDKEANDFYIPEDKPFNISGGLPYLYEINLRNFIERLQSYVDKEQLIIRLWKDNDQTYHLKGVWVDNEWMLITGNNLNPRAWRLDLENGILVHDPKQELQEQITNELDTIRQKTTLITHFQQIQASQFYPKQVHKLIKRLSRIRVDRVIKRLL; encoded by the coding sequence ATGAGAATACCTTTTATTAAATATAACCATCAAAAGCATCTTAATGAATTAGCTAAAATCCGGCAACATGCTGATCAATATCGTATTTTGTATGATCCTAAAGCATACAGACAAGCTATACTTAAAAAAATCAAAAATGCCAAATTTCGAATTTATATCGTTGCACTCTATTTAGAACAAGATGAAGCGGGGCAAGAAATACTTAATGCGCTTTACCAAGCAAAAATAATGAATCCTAACTTAGATATTAAAATCTTTGTAGATTGGCATCGCGCACAGCGCGGTCGAATTGGAGAAGATAAAACGCACACCAATGCGGTTTTTTATCATAAAATGAAATTACAGCATCCTGATGTTGATGTTCCTGTATATGGAGTGCCAATTAATCGCCGTGAAGTGCTTGGAGTCTTACATCTCAAAGGATTTATTATCGATGATACGGTCATATATAGTGGCGCTAGTCTGAATAACGTTTATCTGCATAAACTCAATAATTATCGTTATGACAGATATCATTTTATTACCAATAAATTACTTGCACTAAGTATGATTGATTATATTGATAATAACTTTTTACATTTTGATGCGTTACAACGTTTAGATGATGCAGAACATAAATCACGTAAGCAAATTAAATCTGAAATCAAAGTGTTACGTCAACATCTTTCGGAAACAAATTATCAATATACCAATAATGCAAATAATCATGAGTTATCCGTATCACCCATTGCTGGTCTTGGTCGCAATAATGCATTAAATAAAATTATTCATCATTTAATTAATTCTGCACAACATAAGATTATTTTGTGCACGCCATATTTTAATCTGCCGAATATTTTAGTTCGTGACATTATTCGTTTGCTTAGAAAGGGTAAACAAGTTGAAATTATTATTGGTGATAAAGAAGCGAATGACTTTTACATCCCTGAAGATAAGCCATTTAATATTTCCGGCGGCTTACCTTATTTGTATGAAATCAATTTAAGAAACTTTATCGAACGTTTGCAGTCTTATGTTGATAAAGAACAGTTAATTATTAGATTATGGAAAGATAATGATCAAACTTATCATTTAAAAGGTGTTTGGGTTGACAATGAATGGATGTTAATTACTGGAAACAATCTTAACCCAAGAGCTTGGCGTTTAGACCTTGAAAATGGAATATTGGTGCACGATCCTAAACAAGAATTACAAGAACAAATCACCAATGAACTTGATACAATACGCCAAAAAACGACATTAATTACACACTTTCAACAGATCCAAGCTAGCCAATTTTATCCAAAGCAAGTCCATAAATTAATAAAAAGATTGAGCCGTATCCGCGTGGATAGAGTGATCAAACGTCTATTATAA
- the ydiK gene encoding AI-2E family transporter YdiK — translation MPAEKNTYDLLKLILNLLLIGLLIIITYRVIEAFLFGFFWAVMVVIATWPLMIKIQNKMFNKRWLSLTIMALILALVCIIPFILIISSVAQNGHHLIEWAKSLSHHELPTFDWIESIPAFGPELHQSWLNVIKTDGSDLVSSIQPYIGTLIGWLLSQATNISIFIFHAGVMIIFSLLLYLKGESITKYVYLFANRLSKQYGAITVTLAGQSIRAVALGVVVTAITLALIGGISFIITNMPLAGVLTLILFICCVAQIGPVIVMLGCIIWQFWNGHTLSGIILIVIAIILTTLDSVMRAYLIKKGADLPFLLILFGVIGGLLSFGMMGLFIGPVVLALTYKIIQTWINEQS, via the coding sequence ATGCCAGCAGAAAAAAATACATATGATTTATTAAAGTTAATTTTAAACTTATTACTGATTGGTTTACTAATCATTATAACCTATCGTGTTATTGAAGCTTTCTTATTCGGTTTCTTTTGGGCCGTAATGGTGGTTATTGCTACCTGGCCATTAATGATAAAAATACAGAATAAAATGTTTAATAAACGCTGGTTATCGCTAACAATAATGGCATTAATTTTAGCTCTTGTCTGCATTATTCCATTTATTTTAATTATTAGTAGCGTCGCCCAAAATGGTCATCATTTAATTGAATGGGCCAAATCTTTATCACATCATGAATTACCAACATTTGACTGGATAGAAAGCATTCCAGCTTTCGGACCAGAATTGCATCAAAGTTGGCTAAATGTAATCAAAACAGATGGTTCAGATCTGGTTTCAAGTATTCAACCTTATATTGGAACATTAATAGGATGGTTGTTATCACAAGCAACCAACATCAGTATATTCATCTTCCATGCGGGTGTCATGATCATTTTCAGTTTATTACTTTATCTCAAAGGTGAAAGTATTACCAAATACGTTTATTTATTTGCTAATCGTTTATCTAAACAATATGGCGCAATTACCGTCACGTTAGCAGGACAATCAATTCGTGCAGTCGCCCTTGGTGTGGTAGTAACGGCAATTACTCTAGCCTTAATTGGTGGGATCAGTTTTATTATTACTAATATGCCATTAGCTGGAGTTTTAACCCTGATTTTATTTATCTGTTGTGTTGCGCAGATCGGACCTGTCATTGTGATGCTCGGTTGTATTATTTGGCAATTTTGGAATGGTCATACTCTCTCAGGTATTATATTGATTGTTATAGCAATCATTTTAACCACTCTTGATAGTGTAATGCGTGCATATTTAATAAAAAAAGGCGCTGATTTACCTTTTTTATTGATTTTATTTGGGGTAATTGGTGGACTACTCAGTTTTGGTATGATGGGATTATTTATTGGTCCTGTAGTATTGGCATTGACGTATAAGATCATTCAAACATGGATTAATGAACAATCATAA
- the eco gene encoding serine protease inhibitor ecotin, giving the protein MKKLLLLMLMSIVLPACSTTPKLNNPVQNANDTAPYPVAMAGYTRYAIHLPSLANENKARVEVLIGKEMNTDCNAHRLGGMIKQEELKGWGYNYYVVDKVNDGISTLMACPEGTNKNQFVTMNHNLGLLDYNSRLPIVFYVPSDLTVKYRVWQPGSKLLQASAE; this is encoded by the coding sequence ATGAAAAAATTATTGTTATTGATGTTAATGAGTATAGTATTACCTGCATGTTCAACAACACCAAAACTAAATAATCCAGTTCAAAATGCCAATGACACCGCACCTTATCCGGTTGCTATGGCTGGTTATACTCGCTATGCAATTCACCTTCCTTCGTTGGCTAATGAAAATAAAGCAAGAGTGGAAGTTTTAATTGGTAAAGAGATGAATACCGATTGTAATGCACACAGATTAGGTGGAATGATTAAGCAGGAAGAATTAAAAGGATGGGGATACAACTACTACGTTGTTGATAAGGTTAATGATGGGATTTCAACGCTTATGGCTTGTCCTGAAGGCACGAATAAAAATCAATTTGTTACTATGAATCATAATTTGGGATTATTGGATTACAATAGTCGTTTACCAATTGTATTTTATGTACCAAGTGATTTAACAGTTAAATATCGTGTTTGGCAACCAGGCTCTAAATTACTTCAAGCGAGTGCCGAATAA
- a CDS encoding extracellular solute-binding protein, protein MFTQRKTILSIIAGVSLALSQSAIAKDRVVHFYNWAGQIGNSTISDFEKSTGIKLVYDVYDSNEALEGKLMAGHSGFDVVSPSDSFLERQIKADIYLPLDKNKLSNWKNLDPNLMKLMATHDPDNKYAIPYVWMTTGIGYNIDKVKERLGDDAPVDSWDLVFNPKNMEKLKDCGVAFLDAPTEIFSSALKYLGKDPNSTDAKDYTGAAYELLSKVRPYIRYFHSSQYITDLANGDICVILGWSGDILQSRDRANEAKNGVHIGYQIPKEGALVFFDTFAIPKDSANPDEAHEFLNFILKPEIAAQVTNDVKFASANKVANEQFVNPEVKNDPAVYPSSEVMEKLFTLTVKEPKLERVITRTWTKLKTGK, encoded by the coding sequence ATGTTTACTCAACGTAAAACAATTCTTTCAATCATAGCTGGTGTTTCACTAGCATTATCTCAATCTGCTATAGCCAAAGATCGTGTTGTGCATTTTTATAATTGGGCAGGTCAAATTGGTAATAGCACTATCAGCGATTTCGAAAAATCGACCGGAATCAAACTCGTTTATGATGTGTATGACTCTAATGAAGCTCTTGAAGGTAAGTTAATGGCTGGCCATTCTGGTTTCGATGTGGTTTCACCATCAGACAGTTTTTTAGAAAGACAGATTAAAGCTGATATTTATCTGCCATTAGATAAAAATAAATTGTCAAATTGGAAAAATCTTGATCCAAATTTAATGAAATTAATGGCTACCCATGATCCGGATAACAAGTATGCGATCCCTTATGTATGGATGACTACAGGTATCGGTTATAACATTGATAAAGTAAAAGAACGGCTTGGAGATGATGCTCCTGTTGATAGTTGGGATTTAGTTTTCAACCCTAAAAATATGGAAAAACTTAAAGATTGTGGTGTGGCATTTTTAGATGCACCAACTGAAATCTTTTCAAGTGCTCTAAAATACTTAGGCAAAGATCCAAATAGTACTGATGCCAAAGATTATACTGGCGCAGCTTATGAATTATTGTCAAAAGTCAGACCCTATATCCGTTATTTTCATTCATCTCAATATATTACTGATTTAGCAAATGGCGATATTTGTGTGATTTTAGGATGGTCTGGAGATATTTTACAATCTCGTGATAGAGCCAATGAAGCAAAAAATGGTGTGCACATCGGTTATCAAATTCCGAAAGAAGGCGCATTAGTGTTCTTTGATACATTTGCTATTCCAAAAGATTCTGCAAATCCTGATGAGGCGCATGAGTTTTTAAACTTCATTTTGAAACCAGAAATTGCTGCACAAGTGACTAATGATGTTAAGTTTGCAAGTGCAAATAAAGTTGCTAACGAACAGTTTGTAAATCCTGAGGTGAAAAACGATCCAGCGGTTTATCCAAGCTCGGAAGTGATGGAAAAGTTATTCACTTTAACGGTGAAAGAGCCTAAACTTGAACGTGTGATTACTCGCACATGGACAAAACTTAAAACAGGTAAATAA